The Pseudonocardia broussonetiae DNA segment GCGTACCGGGAGTCGCTCGGGTTCGAGGTCGTCGCGGCGCAGGACGGCGCCCACGCCTACCGGGCGCTGCACCGGCGGCTGCGCGGCGGCGGGGTCGTCTGCCTGGTCTCCGACCTGGACATGAGCCGCTCCGGGGTCGACGTCGAGCTGTGCGGGGAGCCCGCCCGCGTGCCCGCGGGCGCCGCGCGCCTCGCCGCGGCCACCGGCGCCCTGCTGCTGCCCGCGGTGCCCTCGTTCACCCCCGACGGGTGGGCGCTGGAGTTCGCCGCCCCGGTGCCCGTGCCCGACCGCGCCGCCGTTGCCAAGGCGACCCAGGGCGTCGCCGACGCGCTGGGGGCGATGCTGGCGCGCGTGCCTGCCGACTGGCACATGCTGCAACCGATCTGGACCGCGGACCGGCCGTGAACGGCATCCGGGTCGGGATGGTCTGCCCCTACTCGCTCGACGTCGCCGGCGGGGTGCAGGCGCACGTCCTCGACCTCGCGCGCGCGCTCGTCGCCGCCGGCCACGAGGTCGACGTGCTGGCCCCCGCGTCCCCGGGCACGCCCGTGCCGCCGTTCGTCACCCGCGCCGGGCGGGCGCTGTCGGTGCCCTACAACGGGTCCGTCGCGCGCGTGCGGTTCGGGCCGGTGTCCTACGGGCGGGTCCGGCGGTGGTTGGGCGAGCACGCGTTCGACGTCCTGCACCTGCACGAGCCCACGACCGTCAGCCTGTCGGTGCTGACGCTGCTGGCGGCGCAGGGCCCGATCGTCGCCACGTTCCACACCGCCACCGACCGCTCGCGCGTCCTCAGCGCGTTCGGCGGGGTGCTGCGGCCGCTGATGGAGAAGGTCACGGCGCGGATCGCGGTGTCGCCGACGGCCCGCGCGGTGCAGGTGCGCCACCTCGGCGGGGACGCGGTCGAGATCCCCAACGGCGTCGACGTCGCCCGGTTCGCCGACGGTCCGGTGCTGCCGGTGGCGGGGGAGGCCGTCGGGTTCGTCGGGCGGTTCGACGAGCCGCGCAAGGGCATGCCGGTGCTGCTCGACGCCCTGGCGATGCTCGCACCCGACCGCCCCGACCTGCGGCTGCTCGTCGTCGGGCGCGGCGACCCGGACGCCCTGCGCCGTGCGGCGGCCCCGTGGGCCGGGCGACTCGACGTCCTCGGCGCCGTCGACGACGACGTCAAGGCCGCGGCGCTGCGCTCGGTCCGGGTGCTGTGCGCGCCGCACCGCGGCGGGGAGAGCTTCGGGATCGTGCTCACCGAGGCGATGGCCGCCGGGACGCCGGTGGTGGCCGCCGACCTCGACGCGTTCCGCGCCGTCCTCGGGCCCGCGGGCGTGCTGTTCCCGGCCGGGGACGCCGGGGCGCTCGCCCGGGCGCTGGCCGCTCTGCTCGACGACGCCCCCCGCCGCGCCGCGCTCTCGGCGCTCGGGCGGGAGCGGGTGGCGGCCTACGACTGGGGGGTCGTCGCGGCCGACGTGGTGCGCGTGTACCGGGCGGCGCTGGCGGCCGACCCGGGGCGGCGGGCGGGATGAGCAGCCCCCGCGAGTCGGGGTGCCGCTGCGACCGTGTCGGGGTGCCGTGACGACGCTCCTGGTCCTGCTCGCGCTGGCGGCGCTCGCGTGCGTCGTCGCGCTGGCGGCCGCGCGGGTACGGCGACTGCACCGCCTGCACGTCCGGGTGGACGCCGCCCGCGCCGGGCTGGACGCGGCGCTGCGGAGGCGGGCGGAGGCGGCTGCGCGCGCGTGTACGGGGGGTGCGCTGGGGGACGCGGCGTTCGCCGCGGCCCGCGCGTCGGGCGTCGACGGGGAGCGGGAGGCCGTCGAGAACGAGCTGGGCCGGCACCTCGCCGTGCTGGACCGCGCCGCCCTCCCCGCACCGCTGCGCACGGAGCTCGCCGAGGCCGAGCGGTTCGTCGAGCTCGGGCGCAGCGTCTACCACGACGCCGTGCGCGACACCCTCGACCTGCGCTCGCGGCGGCTCGTCCGGTGGCTCCGACTGGCCGGTACGGCCCCGCTGCCGGCCTACCTCGACATCGCCGTGACCTCCGCCGCGGCCCGACGCGCCGCTCCGGGGCCTGACGTAGGATCGGAGCACCGTCCCGCCTGAAACCGCACGTCGAGAGGTACCACCGTGTCGTCGCCCGAGCAGTCCGCAGCCGCGCAGTCCGCCAGCACCGGCGCCCCCGAGCTGGGCACCGCGCGCGTGAAGCGCGGGATGGCCGAGATGCTCAAGGGCGGCGTGATCATGGACGTGGTCGACGCCACGCAGGCGAAGATCGCGGAGGACGCCGGCGCCGTCGCCGTCATGGCGCTGGAGCGCGTGCCCGCCGACATCCGCGCGCAGGGCGGGGTCGCCCGCATGAGCGACCCCGACATGATCCAGGGCATCGTCGACGCCGTCTCGATCCCGGTCATGGCCAAGGCCCGCATCGGGCACTTCGTCGAGGCGCAGGTGCTGCAGTCGCTCGGCGTCGACTACGTCGACGAGTCCGAGGTCCTCACCCCCGCCGACGAGGCGCACCACATCGACAAGTGGGCGTACACGGTGCCCTTCGTCTGCGGCGCCACCAACCTCGGTGAGGCCCTGCGTCGCATCTCCGAGGGCGCGGCGATGATCCGCTCGAAGGGCGAGGCCGGCACCGGCAACGTCGTCGAGGCCACGCGGCACATGCGGTCGATCCGCGGCGAGATCCGCAAGCTCGCCGCACTCGACGAGGCCGAGCTGTGGGTCGCGGCCAAGGAGCTGCGGGCGCCGGTCGAGCTGGTCCGCGAGGTCGCGGCGGCCGGCAAGCTGCCCGTCGTCCTGTTCACCGCGGGCGGCATCGCCACCCCCGCCGACGCCGCGATGATGATGCAGCTCGGCGCCGAGGGCGTGTTCGTCGGCTCGGGCATCTTCAAGTCGGGCGACCCGGCCCAGCGCGCCGAGGCGATCGTCAAGGCGACCACCTTCTTCGACGACCCCGACGTCATCGCGAAGGTCTCGCGCGGTCTCGGCGAGGCGATGGTCGGCATCAACATCGACCAGCTCCCGCCCGAGCAGCGCTACGCCGGCCGCGGCTGGTAACCCGTTCTCTCACGCTGCGTGCCCCGGACCGAGTGAGGACCCGGCCCGATGGTGTGACGCGGCCGTCCGGAGTCACGCACTGCGCCTAACGTCGGCCCCGTCGATGTGACTGATGGGGACGGAGAGACGCATGAGGCGACAGGTGACGGTGGGTGGCCTGGTGGCCCTCGCGCTGCTGAGCGGGTCCGTGGTGGCGCAGGCCGCCCAGCCCGCCCCTCCGGCGGGGGAGTGCGTGGCCGGGGGAGTGGAGGGTGGGGCGTCGGACGAGCCGGACGACTCCGCCGACCCGGGGGACTCCTCCGACGACTCGGGCGACGAGGAGCCGGCCGACGACGACTCGGGCTCGGACGACGACTCGGGGGACTCGGACGACGAAGCGCCTTCCGACGACTCGGCTGACGAGGACCCGGCCGACGACTCCGCCTCGGAGGATGACCCCGCCGACGAGGACCCCGCCGACAGCTCCGACGACGACGCCTCGGGTGACGACGCCTCGGGTGACGACGCCTCGGGTGACGACGCCTCGGGTGACGACGCCTCGGGTGACGACGCCTCGGGTGACGACGCCTCGGGTGACGACGCCTCGGGTGACGACCAGGCCGACGACAACACCTCCTCCGACGACACCCCCTCCGACGACGCCACCGACGAGGCACCGGCCGACACCGCCGCCCCCGCGGACGCGACTGCTCCGGCGGATGCCGCCGCCTCGGCCGGCGCCGCCTGCGCCACGCCCACCGCGGCCGAGGCGCTCGGCTGGGGCGCCCCCGCGCTGGCCGACGAGTTCGACGGCGCCCTCGGCGGCGACTGGCGCGTCTACTCCGGCACCGGTTTCGACGGTCAGGGCACCCGGACCGCCGACGCCCTGAGCGTCTCCGACGGCGTCCTCACGATCACCGGGGACGCCGCCGGCAACACCGGCGGCATGGCGTGGAGCACGGGCCAGGAGTACGGGCGGTGGGAGGCGCGGGTGCGCACCCCCGCCGGCGACCCGTCGTACAACCCGGTCCTGCTGCTCTGGCCCGACGACCCGGCCGCCGCCGGTCAGGAGATCGACTTCCTCGAGGTCCTCGACCCCACCCGCCAGACCGCCAACGCCTTCGTCCACCCCGGCGGCGGGTCGGCGGCGGAGACCGCTGAGGTCGCGGTCGACGGCACCGCCTGGCACACCTGGGCCGTCGAGTGGACCCCCACCTCCGTCACCACCTACGTCGACGGCACCGAGTGGTGGCGCCTCGACGACCCCACCCTCCTGCCCTCGGGCCCCATGCACCTGTGCGTCCAGCTCGACTGGTTCCCCACCGGCGGCGAGACCGTCCAGGAGTCCTCGATGCAGGTCGACTGGGTCCGCCAGTACGCCCTCCCGACCACCCCGGCGACGACGGACCCTGCGCCCCCGGCCGACGCAGCGGCCCCGTCCGCCCCCGGCACCTCCGCCGCCCCCGGCACCCCCGCTGACGCCACCCCTCCCGCCGACACGACCGCCCCGGCCGATGCGACCGCCCCGGCCGATGCGACCACCCCGGCCGATGCGACCACCCCGTCCGATGCGACCACCCCGTCCGACGCGATCACCCCTGCCGCTGTCCCCGCCGACCCGACGGCACTCACCGACGCGACGGCACCCGCCGACGCGACGGCACCCGCGGACCCGACGGCACCCGCAGACACCCCCGCGGCGACCGAGGGCATGACCAGGACCGAGGGGGTCCGCCTCGCCGAGGGCGCCCCCGACCTCCCCGCCCGCCCCGGCATCGTCGGCCACGCGGTCGCCGCACCCCGCGGCTGATCGCCTACCCTGCGCCTACACACCGATTCCGATCTCCACACCGACAGCAACCGGTGCGGTGGACGGAACCGGTGCGCGAGCCCCGATCGCCGCCCGAACCGGCGATCGGGGCTCGACGTCGTCCGGGGGCCGGCGGCCCGGGCAACCGGCGGGTCAGGCCGGCGCCCTCCGGACACGCGGCGGCCGAGAAGCCGACCGTCCACACACCAGTCCCGTCCCCGGCACACCGACTGCAGCGGGTGTGCGGGGTACGGAACCGGTGTGCGAGGCGCGGACGCCGCGGTGATCGCCGGAAGTGCGCCGTGGTGGTCGTCCGACCGACCGTGGCGGTGCGGTTTCGACGATCACCGCCGCTGTGATCGCCGTCCACCGCACCTGAGCGTCCGGGAGGCGACCGTGGTGTGCGGCGGACCGCGATCAAGGCCGATGGGTGCGGTGTCGGTGGCTGACCACCGGGCGTGCGTCAGCCCGGCCCGATTGGCTCGGCCACCACTGGCGGCTCGCGGTGGGCGGACCCGGCCGCCGGACGGTCCACACACCGGTCCTGCCACCGCCACATCACCTGCAACCGGTGTGCGGAGCACGCACCCGGTGTGCGACGGCGGACGCCCGGTGATCGCCGGAAGTGCGCCACAGCGGTCGTCCGACCGCCCGTGGCGGTGCGATTTCGATGATCACCGCCGCCGTGATCGCCGTCCACCGCACCTGAGCGTCTGTGAGGCGACCGTGGTGTGCGGCGAACCGCGATCAAGGTCGATGGGGTGTCGGTGATGGCCGGGCGTGCGCCAGCCCGGCCCGATGTGGCTCGGCCACCACTCGCGGCTCACGGTGACCGCACCCCCGGACGTCCACACCCCGTTCCCACCACCGCCACCTGCATCCGCTGCCCGCCCCGCGAACTCCGCGGCGATCACCGGGAGTGCGACGTCAGCCCCCCAGTGCCACCATCACACGTACTCCATCACCAGCACCGCCCCCGACCCGGGGACCAGTGCCTGGTAGAGGTGCGGGCGGTCGCCGGGGAAGCGGGCGTAGTCGCCCACCCCCAGCTCCACCTCCCCACCCGTCGGCCCCGCCCGCCACCGACCCGCCGTGACGAGCAGGTGCTCGGTCGTCCCGCGGATGTGGGCGTGCGCCTCGCGCGCCGCGCCGGGCTCCGCGGTGATGACGTGCAGATCGCGCCGCGCCCCGGGAGGGCAGGCGGCGAGCAGGGTGCCGGTGAACGGGGCGTGCTCGGACGGGAGGGCGAGGCCCTCGCCCGCGCGGATCACCCGGACCGGCGACTCGACCGGGTCGACCAGCCGGCTGAACGGCACGTCGAGCACTACGGCGATCGCCCACAGCGTCTCGACGCTCGGGTTGCCGGTGCCGGACTCCAGCTGTGAGAGCGTCGACTTCGCGATCCCGGCCCGCCGCGCGAGCTCGGTCAGCGACAGGCCCATCCGCTCGCGCTCGCGGCGCAGCGCGGCGGCGATGGCGGCCAGGGGAGCTGTTCGTTCCATCGGTCTCCACGTTCGGGTTGACGAACACCGGTTGGGTGTTCAGCATAAGCGACATGCGTTCGCTGAATCGAACGGACGGTCTGCGCGACGTGCTCGCGCTCGCCTCCGCCGTCGGGGTGGTCGGGGCGTCGTTCGGCGCGCTCGCCGCCGCGGCGGGGATCCCGCTCGCGCTGGCGTCGGGGATGTCGCTGCTCGTGTTCGCCGGCGGCTCGCAGTTCCTGGTCGTGAGCGTGGTCGCGGCGGGCGGGAGCCCGGTGGCCGCGGTCGTCGCCGGGCTGCTGATCAACGCCCGGCACCTGCCGTTCGGGCTGGCGATGGCCCCGGTGGTCGGCACCTCGTGGCCCGCGCGGCTGGTCGGTGCGCACGTCCTGATCGACGAGTCGGTCGCCTTCGCCCGGTCCCGCGGCGACGGCGCCCGCCGCGCGTTCTGGATGTGCGGGGCCGCGCTGTTCGTCTTCTGGAACGTCGGGACGGTGGTCGGCGTGCTGGCCGGGGCGGCGGTGCCCGACACCGACGCGTTCGGCATCGACGCCGCCTTCCCGGCCGCGCTGCTCGCGCTGCTGGTCCCGGCGCTGCGCGAGGCCGACGCGCGGCGGGTCGGGCTGGCCGCCGCCGCGGTCGCGCTGGTCGCCACGCCGTTCCTGCCCCCGGGCCTGCCGGTGCTGGTCGGGCTCCTCGGCCTGGCCGCCGCGGGGAGGGCCCCGACGGCGCCCGCCGCCGCCGGGAGGCCCCGATGAGCGGGAGGCCCCGATGACCTGGACCGCCGTCCTCGTGCTCGCCGCCGGCACCTACCTGCTGCGCCTGGCCGGGCTCGTGCTGCGCGAGCGGATGCCGCTCTCGCCGCGCACCGAGCGCCTGCTCGACCTCGGCGCCACCGCCCTGCTCGTCGCCCTCCTGGCCACGGCCGCCCTGACCCAGGACGGCGGGTTCGCCGGCTGGGCGCGCACCGGCGGCGTGGCCGTCGGGGCGGTCGCGGCGTGGCGGCGGGTGCCGTTCGTGCTGGTCGTGGTGCTGGCCGCCGCCACGACCGCGGGCCTGCGCCTCCTCGGGGTGCCGTGACCGCTCCCGTAGGGGAGGCTCGGCGGGTGCACTGTCTGGTGATCGGGGCGACCGGCTACGTCGGCGCCCGGCTCGTGCCCCACCTGCGCACCGCCGGCCACGCCGTGCGGGTGCTGGTGCGCGACGAGGCCAAGCTCGACCGGCTGCCGTGGGCCGACGACGTCGACCGCGTCGTCGGCGACGTCTCGTCGGCGGCCGACCGCGCCTGCCGCGGCATCGACGCCGTGTTCTACCTCGTGCACTCCATGGACGGCCCGGGCTACGCCGACCGCGACCGCCGCGCCGCCGAGCAGCTCGCCGCCGCCGCGGGGGCCGCGGGCGTGCGGCGCGTCGTCTACCTCGGCGGGCTCCAACCGGCCGGTGACGCCAACTCCGAGCACCTCGCCTCCCGCCGCGAGACCGGCGAGGCGCTGCTGGCCGGTCCGGTGCCGGCCGCGGTCCTGCAGGCCGGGATCGTCGTCGGCGCGGGGTCGGCGAGCTTCGAGATGATCCGCCACCTCGCCACGCTCTCGCCGGTCCTGCCCCTGCCCGACCGCGCGTGGAACGCCGTGCAGCCCATCGGCATCGACGACGTGCTCTACCACCTCACCGCCTGCCTGGAGCTCCCCGACGACGTCAACCGCACCTTCGACATCGGCGGCGCGGAGGTCCTGTCCTTCCGCGAGCTGATGACCGGCTTCGCCACGGTGGCGGGTCGGCTGCGGCCGGTGGCACTGCCGGTGCCGGTCAGCGCGCCGCGGCTGCTCGCCCGCGCGGTGCAGGCGCTGACCCCCGTCGACCGGCACCTGGCCGGCCCGCTGCTGGAGTCGATGGCCCACGACCTGATCGTCCGGGACGACCCGCCGAACGGTCCGCCGCCCGGTGGCCCCACCCCCTACGCCGAGGCCGTCCGCCGCGCGCTGGCCGAGGAGGGCGCCGCCGGTCGTGTCGCCACCGACCCGCCCGAGCCCGAGCTCGACAGCGCGCACGTCGAGTCCGTCGACGCTCCCGCGGGCGTGCTGTGGGACGTCGTCCGCGGCATCGGCGGCGACAACGGCTGGTACACGGTGCCCGGCGTGTGGGCGCTGCGCGGCGGGATCGACCGGCTGCTCGGCGGCGTCGGCGCCCGGCGCACGACCCCGGCGCGGCTGGAGAAGGGGGCGGCGCTGGACTGGTGGCGCGTCGAGGACGTCGACGAGGGCCGCTCGCTCACGCTGCGCGCGGAGACCAAGCTGCCCGGGACGGTGTTCCTGGAGCTGCGCGCCGAGCCCGTCGACGCCGTGAGCAGCCGCTACGTCCAGACCGTGCGCTTCCTGCCCGACGGCCTCGCCGGCCGCGCCTACTGGTACGCCCAGCTCCCCGCGCACGAGTTCGTGTTCGGCGTGATGGCCCGGACGATCGCCGGGGTGGCCGGTACTACCGCGCGTCGACGGGCACGGCCGGCCTGACCAGCCGCCGGGCCGCGGGCAGCGCCAGCAGCGCCGCGGCCACGGCGACGATCACCGTCAGCACGGCGAGCGGGCGCGTGAAGCCGCCGGCCCCACCGGCCACCGAGAGCAGCAGCGGCACCCCGAAACCGAGGTAGGCGCAGGCGTAGAAGGTGCCGGTGAGGGCGCCGCGGGCGGTGGGGGAGGCGAGCTCGCCGACCATCGTCAGCCCGGCGGCCAGGCACAGCCCGTAGCCGACGCCGAGCAGCAGCGC contains these protein-coding regions:
- a CDS encoding glycosyltransferase family 4 protein encodes the protein MRVGMVCPYSLDVAGGVQAHVLDLARALVAAGHEVDVLAPASPGTPVPPFVTRAGRALSVPYNGSVARVRFGPVSYGRVRRWLGEHAFDVLHLHEPTTVSLSVLTLLAAQGPIVATFHTATDRSRVLSAFGGVLRPLMEKVTARIAVSPTARAVQVRHLGGDAVEIPNGVDVARFADGPVLPVAGEAVGFVGRFDEPRKGMPVLLDALAMLAPDRPDLRLLVVGRGDPDALRRAAAPWAGRLDVLGAVDDDVKAAALRSVRVLCAPHRGGESFGIVLTEAMAAGTPVVAADLDAFRAVLGPAGVLFPAGDAGALARALAALLDDAPRRAALSALGRERVAAYDWGVVAADVVRVYRAALAADPGRRAG
- a CDS encoding NUDIX hydrolase is translated as MTTLLVLLALAALACVVALAAARVRRLHRLHVRVDAARAGLDAALRRRAEAAARACTGGALGDAAFAAARASGVDGEREAVENELGRHLAVLDRAALPAPLRTELAEAERFVELGRSVYHDAVRDTLDLRSRRLVRWLRLAGTAPLPAYLDIAVTSAAARRAAPGPDVGSEHRPA
- the pdxS gene encoding pyridoxal 5'-phosphate synthase lyase subunit PdxS, whose amino-acid sequence is MSSPEQSAAAQSASTGAPELGTARVKRGMAEMLKGGVIMDVVDATQAKIAEDAGAVAVMALERVPADIRAQGGVARMSDPDMIQGIVDAVSIPVMAKARIGHFVEAQVLQSLGVDYVDESEVLTPADEAHHIDKWAYTVPFVCGATNLGEALRRISEGAAMIRSKGEAGTGNVVEATRHMRSIRGEIRKLAALDEAELWVAAKELRAPVELVREVAAAGKLPVVLFTAGGIATPADAAMMMQLGAEGVFVGSGIFKSGDPAQRAEAIVKATTFFDDPDVIAKVSRGLGEAMVGINIDQLPPEQRYAGRGW
- a CDS encoding glycoside hydrolase family 16 protein, with protein sequence MRRQVTVGGLVALALLSGSVVAQAAQPAPPAGECVAGGVEGGASDEPDDSADPGDSSDDSGDEEPADDDSGSDDDSGDSDDEAPSDDSADEDPADDSASEDDPADEDPADSSDDDASGDDASGDDASGDDASGDDASGDDASGDDASGDDASGDDQADDNTSSDDTPSDDATDEAPADTAAPADATAPADAAASAGAACATPTAAEALGWGAPALADEFDGALGGDWRVYSGTGFDGQGTRTADALSVSDGVLTITGDAAGNTGGMAWSTGQEYGRWEARVRTPAGDPSYNPVLLLWPDDPAAAGQEIDFLEVLDPTRQTANAFVHPGGGSAAETAEVAVDGTAWHTWAVEWTPTSVTTYVDGTEWWRLDDPTLLPSGPMHLCVQLDWFPTGGETVQESSMQVDWVRQYALPTTPATTDPAPPADAAAPSAPGTSAAPGTPADATPPADTTAPADATAPADATTPADATTPSDATTPSDAITPAAVPADPTALTDATAPADATAPADPTAPADTPAATEGMTRTEGVRLAEGAPDLPARPGIVGHAVAAPRG
- a CDS encoding helix-turn-helix domain-containing protein, which gives rise to MERTAPLAAIAAALRRERERMGLSLTELARRAGIAKSTLSQLESGTGNPSVETLWAIAVVLDVPFSRLVDPVESPVRVIRAGEGLALPSEHAPFTGTLLAACPPGARRDLHVITAEPGAAREAHAHIRGTTEHLLVTAGRWRAGPTGGEVELGVGDYARFPGDRPHLYQALVPGSGAVLVMEYV
- a CDS encoding AzlC family ABC transporter permease, with the protein product MRSLNRTDGLRDVLALASAVGVVGASFGALAAAAGIPLALASGMSLLVFAGGSQFLVVSVVAAGGSPVAAVVAGLLINARHLPFGLAMAPVVGTSWPARLVGAHVLIDESVAFARSRGDGARRAFWMCGAALFVFWNVGTVVGVLAGAAVPDTDAFGIDAAFPAALLALLVPALREADARRVGLAAAAVALVATPFLPPGLPVLVGLLGLAAAGRAPTAPAAAGRPR
- a CDS encoding AzlD domain-containing protein → MTWTAVLVLAAGTYLLRLAGLVLRERMPLSPRTERLLDLGATALLVALLATAALTQDGGFAGWARTGGVAVGAVAAWRRVPFVLVVVLAAATTAGLRLLGVP
- a CDS encoding SDR family oxidoreductase, translating into MHCLVIGATGYVGARLVPHLRTAGHAVRVLVRDEAKLDRLPWADDVDRVVGDVSSAADRACRGIDAVFYLVHSMDGPGYADRDRRAAEQLAAAAGAAGVRRVVYLGGLQPAGDANSEHLASRRETGEALLAGPVPAAVLQAGIVVGAGSASFEMIRHLATLSPVLPLPDRAWNAVQPIGIDDVLYHLTACLELPDDVNRTFDIGGAEVLSFRELMTGFATVAGRLRPVALPVPVSAPRLLARAVQALTPVDRHLAGPLLESMAHDLIVRDDPPNGPPPGGPTPYAEAVRRALAEEGAAGRVATDPPEPELDSAHVESVDAPAGVLWDVVRGIGGDNGWYTVPGVWALRGGIDRLLGGVGARRTTPARLEKGAALDWWRVEDVDEGRSLTLRAETKLPGTVFLELRAEPVDAVSSRYVQTVRFLPDGLAGRAYWYAQLPAHEFVFGVMARTIAGVAGTTARRRARPA